A part of Bacillus rossius redtenbacheri isolate Brsri chromosome 1, Brsri_v3, whole genome shotgun sequence genomic DNA contains:
- the LOC134530730 gene encoding suppressor of cytokine signaling 5 has protein sequence MGQKLGNLKGYFAAMERQESASSGSGEGTQEYEAGSVSRVSPGGPANANRLDGMNELFESIYSSCMENARREGNGNVVPEAGLNIPSCECSGKHVDFQGPGSLRHGPARSLSLVSGKRSRAKSAIVGGGKKKRNNWVLKFNCARLKGSGRGGGATTDPDTGCGSCVCTSYQRTEECSPRAASPPSSSSSSAGEEGVGADNLIDMSKFNADDYPIEDCDERARLERAREIAEGVDPPPGFRPGQEITIDSLTALFQTHLGMGIHPAALTAFSRLDVPRVVHTQVDYVHCLVPDLLQITACSFYWGKMDRYEAERLLEGRSEGTFLLRDSAQEEYLFSVSFRKYGRSLHARIEQWNHHFSFDSHDPGVFSSSTVCGLIEHYKDPSCCMFFEPMLTLPLHRNFPFPLQHLCRAVVCSRTGYDGIGRLPLPKALKSYLKEYHYKQRVRVRRFDLEQ, from the coding sequence ATGGGCCAGAAGTTGGGCAATCTAAAAGGTTATTTTGCAGCAATGGAGAGGCAAGAGAGTGCTTCAAGTGGGAGTGGAGAGGGCACGCAGGAGTATGAGGCAGGGAGCGTGTCACGTGTGAGCCCGGGTGGCCCAGCCAACGCTAACAGACTGGATGGCATGAACGAACTGTTCGAGAGCATCTACAGCAGTTGCATGGAGAATGCACGACGGGAAGGTAATGGGAACGTCGTGCCAGAAGCCGGGTTGAATATACCTTCGTGCGAATGTTCCGGAAAGCATGTCGACTTTCAAGGCCCGGGATCTTTGCGGCACGGACCGGCACGGAGCCTCTCGCTGGTCAGCGGAAAAAGGTCGCGAGCCAAGTCTGCCATCGTGGGCGGGGGCAAGAAGAAACGCAACAACTGGGTGCTCAAGTTCAACTGCGCGCGACTGAAAGGCAGTGGCAGGGGTGGGGGAGCGACGACGGACCCCGACACGGGCTGTGGCTCGTGCGTGTGCACCAGCTACCAGCGCACCGAGGAGTGTTCTCCCCGAGCAGCATCCCCTCCGAGCAGCAGCTCCAGCAGCgcaggggaggagggggtgggtgcCGACAACCTCATAGACATGTCCAAGTTCAACGCCGACGACTACCCCATCGAGGACTGCGACGAGAGGGCGCGACTGGAGCGTGCCAGGGAGATAGCGGAAGGAGTGGACCCTCCCCCGGGGTTCCGCCCCGGCCAGGAGATCACCATCGACAGTTTGACGGCCTTGTTCCAGACACACCTGGGCATGGGCATTCATCCGGCGGCACTGACTGCGTTTTCGCGACTGGATGTTCCACGAGTGGTGCACACTCAGGTGGACTACGTGCACTGTCTGGTACCGGACCTGCTGCAGATCACAGCATGCTCCTTCTACTGGGGTAAAATGGACCGCTATGAAGCGGAGCGCCTGTTGGAGGGGCGCTCCGAGGGCACCTTCTTGCTGCGCGACTCTGCCCAGGAGGAGTACCTCTTCTCCGTAAGCTTCCGTAAGTACGGCCGCTCCCTGCATGCCCGCATCGAGCAGTGGAACCACCACTTCAGCTTCGACTCGCACGATCCAGGCGTGTTCTCGTCGAGCACCGTGTGCGGTCTCATCGAGCACTACAAGGATCCGTCGTGCTGCATGTTCTTTGAGCCCATGCTGACGCTGCCGCTACACCGCAACTTCCCCTTCCCTTTGCAGCACTTGTGCCGCGCCGTCGTCTGTAGTCGCACTGGCTACGACGGTATCGGCCGGCTGCCCTTGCCCAAGGCCCTTAAGTCCTATCTCAAGGAGTATCACTACAAGCAGCGTGTGCGTGTGCGCAGATTTGACCTAGAACAGTAA